The following coding sequences are from one Hymenobacter sp. DG25A window:
- a CDS encoding SUMF1/EgtB/PvdO family nonheme iron enzyme, with the protein MNKLFVLPLVAMSALLLGGCGFGKGPQGDLYGSEDRPEFNPQEVPYGMVPCPGGTFHMGQTDQDISASMVNMNKQVTIAGFYMDETEITNNEYRQFMDAIRQDSIDVLGEEYVMTELYPDTTVWVRDFTYHMGDPLMEYYYTHPAFDDYPVVGVDWFAAKYFCNWRTKHKNASNEEVGLAPTPNFRLPSEAEWEYAARGGRDLATYPWGGPYLRNSKGCMLANFKPGRGDYASDGYAYTSPVGAFFPNDFGLYDMSGNVSEWCDDAYMEASVPVVWDLNPTNPDDNEPRKVVRGGSWKDIAYFLETGARNFEYQDSARSYIGFRTAMIQIGMGTNNALN; encoded by the coding sequence ATGAACAAGCTTTTCGTATTGCCTCTCGTTGCCATGTCGGCACTGCTCCTGGGAGGGTGTGGTTTTGGTAAAGGGCCTCAGGGCGACCTATACGGCTCCGAGGATCGGCCTGAATTTAACCCCCAGGAAGTTCCTTATGGCATGGTACCCTGCCCCGGTGGAACCTTCCACATGGGCCAGACTGACCAGGATATTTCTGCCTCTATGGTGAACATGAACAAGCAGGTAACTATTGCCGGCTTCTACATGGATGAAACCGAAATCACCAATAATGAATACCGTCAGTTCATGGATGCTATCCGGCAGGATTCCATCGATGTGCTGGGCGAAGAGTATGTAATGACCGAACTCTACCCAGACACAACAGTTTGGGTACGGGACTTCACCTACCATATGGGTGACCCGCTGATGGAGTATTACTATACCCACCCCGCGTTCGACGATTATCCTGTGGTAGGGGTAGACTGGTTTGCTGCCAAGTATTTCTGCAACTGGCGCACCAAGCACAAGAATGCCTCCAATGAAGAAGTGGGTCTGGCACCAACGCCAAACTTCCGTCTTCCCTCGGAAGCTGAATGGGAGTATGCCGCCCGTGGCGGCCGCGACCTGGCTACTTATCCCTGGGGCGGTCCTTACCTGCGTAACTCCAAAGGCTGCATGCTGGCGAACTTCAAGCCCGGCCGTGGCGACTATGCCTCCGATGGCTATGCTTACACCTCACCGGTAGGCGCCTTCTTCCCGAACGATTTCGGCCTGTATGACATGTCCGGCAACGTATCGGAGTGGTGCGATGATGCCTACATGGAGGCCTCGGTACCGGTAGTATGGGATTTGAACCCTACCAACCCCGATGATAATGAACCCCGCAAAGTAGTGCGTGGCGGTTCCTGGAAAGACATTGCCTACTTCTTGGAGACAGGTGCCCGTAACTTCGAGTACCAGGATTCAGCCCGTTCTTATATCGGTTTCCGCACAGCCATGATTCAGATTGGCATGGGCACTAACAACGCTCTGAACTAA
- a CDS encoding uroporphyrinogen-III synthase: protein MAESKDIPGTGRHAKRISSILVTQPKPTGDVSPYFSIAEKYGITVDFREFIQVDPVSYKDFRKEKVNILEHTAIIFTSRNAVDHFFRICQEAKIEMPAEMKYFCISEQTANYLQKYIVLRKRKLFVGSRTAADLFDVIKKHKGEKFLYPCSDIRKDDIPEFMRANNFKFTEAVIYRTVASDLSDLSDVKYDCIAFFSPSGISSLFINFPDFVQDGTRIAAFGPTTAKAVVDAGLELDIQAPHPNAPSMTGAIEQYILYHSGGAEHSNTKSKVGKPGN, encoded by the coding sequence ATGGCCGAAAGCAAAGATATCCCGGGGACTGGCCGTCACGCCAAGCGCATCTCCAGCATCCTTGTCACCCAGCCTAAACCCACCGGCGACGTTTCCCCTTACTTCTCCATTGCTGAGAAATATGGCATTACAGTTGATTTCCGGGAGTTTATTCAGGTAGACCCGGTGTCTTACAAAGACTTCCGGAAGGAGAAAGTCAACATTTTGGAGCATACGGCTATCATCTTTACCAGCCGCAATGCCGTCGACCACTTCTTCCGCATTTGTCAGGAGGCCAAGATTGAAATGCCCGCCGAGATGAAGTATTTCTGCATCTCGGAGCAGACGGCCAATTACCTGCAGAAGTATATTGTGCTGCGCAAGCGCAAGCTGTTTGTGGGTAGCCGCACCGCCGCCGACCTTTTTGACGTGATTAAAAAGCACAAAGGCGAGAAGTTCCTGTATCCCTGCTCCGATATCCGCAAGGATGATATTCCGGAGTTCATGCGGGCCAATAACTTCAAGTTTACGGAAGCCGTCATTTACCGCACGGTAGCCAGCGACCTGTCGGACCTGTCGGATGTAAAATACGATTGTATTGCCTTCTTCAGCCCTTCCGGTATCAGCTCGTTGTTCATCAACTTCCCTGATTTCGTGCAGGACGGCACTCGTATTGCCGCTTTTGGGCCAACCACAGCCAAAGCTGTTGTAGATGCCGGCTTGGAGTTAGACATTCAGGCTCCTCATCCTAACGCACCTTCTATGACGGGTGCAATTGAGCAGTACATCCTGTATCACTCGGGCGGAGCCGAGCATAGCAACACAAAAAGTAAAGTAGGTAAACCGGGCAACTAG
- a CDS encoding MraY family glycosyltransferase has translation MTALGISLSLSFLWAFLVALFAVPSIIYIAHLKNMLDAPNLRTVHESLTPRLGGVAVFAGFMSALTIFGNLENGVQQLLAGCIVLFFVGLKDDLVSISVSKKFVGQLLATGVVMIMADIRITSFQGILGIQELPVGISYAITFVAIVGITNAINLIDGLDGLAGTIVLIIVSTLGYFFLRYGGERYGNYVYVSVCVIGGLMGFLRYNFHRASIFMGDTGSLVCGFIVSVLTIQFIEMRQPFPESAPSVAAGILFVPLFDTLRIFIVRMMAGRSPFSPDKNHVHHRILAMGFQQISTVLLLALLNLLVILFVINFAYLGNTLLIVYLVAFSVALSVFLGVYQSRSARQRVAS, from the coding sequence ATGACTGCATTAGGTATTTCGCTGAGTCTCTCGTTTCTGTGGGCATTTCTGGTGGCACTGTTCGCGGTGCCTTCCATTATTTACATTGCCCACCTCAAGAATATGCTCGATGCGCCCAACCTGCGCACGGTGCATGAGTCTTTGACGCCCCGCCTGGGCGGAGTGGCCGTATTTGCCGGCTTCATGTCGGCGCTTACCATTTTCGGAAACCTGGAGAATGGCGTGCAGCAACTGCTGGCAGGCTGTATTGTGCTGTTTTTCGTGGGGCTCAAGGATGATCTGGTTAGCATCTCCGTCTCCAAAAAGTTTGTGGGCCAGCTGCTGGCTACCGGAGTAGTCATGATTATGGCCGACATCCGGATTACCAGCTTTCAGGGCATACTGGGCATTCAGGAACTGCCCGTCGGCATTAGCTACGCTATTACGTTTGTGGCTATTGTGGGCATCACCAACGCCATTAACCTGATTGATGGCCTGGATGGTCTGGCGGGTACCATTGTGTTGATCATTGTAAGTACCTTGGGTTATTTCTTCCTGCGCTACGGCGGCGAGCGATACGGCAACTACGTGTATGTTTCCGTGTGCGTAATTGGGGGGCTGATGGGTTTCCTGCGCTACAACTTCCACCGGGCTTCCATTTTCATGGGCGACACCGGCTCCCTGGTGTGCGGGTTCATTGTGTCAGTGCTAACCATCCAATTCATTGAGATGCGGCAGCCTTTTCCGGAATCGGCTCCTTCCGTGGCGGCTGGTATTCTCTTTGTGCCGCTGTTTGATACCCTGCGCATATTTATTGTGCGCATGATGGCTGGCCGCTCCCCCTTCTCACCCGATAAAAACCACGTGCACCATCGGATTCTGGCCATGGGCTTTCAGCAGATCAGCACCGTGCTGCTGCTGGCCCTGCTGAATCTTCTGGTGATTCTGTTTGTTATCAACTTTGCTTACCTGGGCAATACTTTGCTGATAGTGTACCTGGTGGCCTTCTCAGTAGCGTTGAGTGTGTTTCTGGGCGTGTACCAGAGCCGTAGCGCCCGGCAGCGGGTGGCTTCTTAA
- a CDS encoding type IX secretion system membrane protein PorP/SprF — translation MKGSVLTVLLLFIAAGIALGQQQPQFTQYGFNGMYLNPGYAGVKGYGEITTIGRYQYVGYNATVDAGGSPQTYLLSASVPVKFLRGGLGINLYKDKIAETDVTSANLSYSYHLKIGEGTLGLGVQGILTNIHQGNFRPAEPNDPAVPVESSDRKIDAGVGAWYETEKLYAGLSVNNLLRSEYKFQNYRGVVDSASVIGENHVYLTGGYNIQATSSVVVTPTVLVKMVLPGKVGDSGKFAQDKTSFELGARATFNDKYWGGVGYRFQESFNALVGVSFAKDNAFKVGYGFDFIAFNQDARALSSHEIMLSYRLPKPSNILRPAIRTPRYSF, via the coding sequence ATGAAGGGTTCAGTACTCACTGTTCTTCTGCTGTTTATAGCGGCCGGCATTGCCTTGGGGCAACAGCAGCCTCAGTTTACTCAATATGGCTTTAATGGGATGTACCTCAATCCGGGGTATGCCGGTGTAAAAGGATATGGTGAAATAACTACAATAGGTCGATATCAATACGTAGGATACAATGCTACCGTAGATGCTGGGGGCTCTCCCCAAACCTATCTGCTTTCCGCATCCGTTCCTGTCAAATTTTTGCGCGGCGGCTTGGGTATAAATCTTTACAAAGATAAAATTGCCGAAACGGACGTTACCTCGGCTAATCTATCGTATTCGTATCATCTGAAGATTGGTGAGGGGACTTTAGGCCTCGGAGTACAAGGGATACTCACCAATATTCATCAGGGTAATTTCCGTCCGGCCGAGCCGAATGACCCCGCCGTTCCTGTTGAAAGCTCAGATCGTAAGATTGATGCTGGAGTAGGCGCTTGGTATGAAACGGAGAAGCTTTATGCTGGGTTAAGTGTGAATAACTTATTACGATCTGAGTATAAGTTTCAAAACTATCGTGGAGTAGTAGATTCAGCCAGTGTGATTGGCGAAAACCACGTCTATTTGACCGGCGGCTATAATATTCAGGCAACTTCTTCCGTTGTTGTTACGCCAACGGTACTGGTAAAAATGGTGTTGCCAGGTAAAGTAGGAGACTCAGGTAAGTTTGCGCAGGATAAAACATCCTTTGAGCTGGGCGCCAGGGCCACCTTCAATGACAAGTATTGGGGCGGAGTTGGCTACCGTTTTCAGGAGTCTTTCAACGCATTGGTAGGGGTAAGTTTCGCAAAAGATAACGCATTCAAAGTGGGCTATGGGTTTGATTTTATTGCATTCAACCAAGATGCCCGTGCATTGAGCTCTCATGAAATAATGCTTTCTTATCGGCTGCCCAAGCCTAGTAATATTCTTCGCCCCGCAATTCGCACTCCGCGCTATAGCTTTTAG
- a CDS encoding DUF4271 domain-containing protein, which translates to MPTGRHRWWWAVAVGILLLGRTALAAEYRPLPPAPQKGLTNDWLIYNPAQNRLTLYLPDYHAPAHAYYQWVSLKSGQPVPITFTARQNLSLFLDNRLVFTAPESGVFSLDLARLIPAGSPAARHLLCIWHPDESPTYTSFVNAVPQPAIQKGRAANALLPQERVPGPQNVYIVFLLLIGLGYGSIRATYRPGFTRIYQLSNFWSKSSTDQDFLIKPTITWLNLVLVLVFSLSFALLLVAIHTSVQNVPIIRRIFNVPESALVVRVLLYTGLIAAFVLLKYLYLQVMGYIFDVSGLVMVQYREFIRTILLMGLVLPFVMLLYLALNSSAPSMVLWVSNGVVTLLLLVTVLRIGRTLNQRTPLLNLHLFSYLCATEVLPFIVLLKIIVFPY; encoded by the coding sequence GTGCCAACGGGGCGTCATCGGTGGTGGTGGGCAGTAGCAGTAGGAATACTGCTGCTGGGGCGCACAGCATTGGCCGCCGAGTATCGACCGTTGCCGCCCGCCCCGCAGAAGGGCCTCACCAACGACTGGCTGATTTATAATCCTGCCCAGAACCGGCTGACGCTCTACCTGCCCGATTATCACGCACCTGCCCATGCTTACTACCAGTGGGTAAGTCTCAAGTCGGGGCAGCCGGTGCCTATTACCTTCACGGCCCGGCAGAACCTGAGCCTGTTTCTCGATAACCGGCTGGTATTCACCGCGCCGGAATCCGGGGTGTTTTCCCTTGATCTGGCCCGGTTAATTCCGGCGGGCTCACCGGCAGCCCGTCATCTGTTGTGCATATGGCACCCCGATGAATCGCCTACTTACACCTCGTTTGTAAATGCGGTTCCGCAGCCGGCCATCCAGAAGGGCAGAGCGGCTAATGCTCTGTTACCGCAGGAGCGGGTACCGGGCCCGCAGAATGTGTACATCGTGTTTTTGCTGCTGATCGGGCTGGGCTACGGCAGCATCCGGGCCACCTACCGCCCCGGCTTTACCCGCATATACCAGCTGAGCAACTTCTGGAGTAAATCCTCCACGGACCAGGACTTTCTGATCAAGCCCACCATCACCTGGCTCAACCTGGTGCTGGTGCTGGTGTTTTCCCTATCCTTTGCGCTGCTGCTGGTAGCTATTCATACCAGTGTGCAAAACGTGCCCATTATCCGGCGCATCTTCAACGTACCGGAGTCGGCGCTGGTGGTGCGGGTGTTGCTGTATACCGGCCTGATTGCGGCGTTCGTGCTCCTGAAATACCTGTACCTGCAGGTAATGGGCTATATTTTCGATGTGTCGGGGCTGGTGATGGTGCAGTACCGGGAGTTTATCCGCACCATTCTGCTGATGGGCCTGGTGTTGCCCTTTGTGATGCTGCTCTACCTGGCCCTGAACTCCTCCGCCCCCTCCATGGTGCTGTGGGTTTCTAATGGCGTGGTTACCTTACTATTACTGGTAACGGTCCTGCGCATCGGTAGAACCCTGAATCAACGAACCCCGCTCCTAAATCTGCATTTGTTTTCGTACCTTTGCGCCACAGAAGTCCTGCCTTTTATTGTGCTGCTCAAAATCATCGTTTTTCCTTATTAA
- a CDS encoding YraN family protein, giving the protein MTTAAHTLGRAGEEAAAAYLATLGYELVARGYRYRRAEVDLIVRQGSTLLVFVEVKSRSSSQFGYPETFVTARKQQLFRLAAEQLQEELNWTGDIRFDILAVTPGATGFRIEHFEDAFY; this is encoded by the coding sequence ATGACCACTGCTGCTCATACGCTGGGCCGGGCAGGCGAAGAGGCCGCCGCCGCTTACCTGGCTACGCTCGGCTATGAGCTGGTGGCACGCGGCTACCGCTACCGCCGCGCCGAAGTAGACCTGATAGTGCGCCAGGGCAGCACGCTGCTGGTGTTTGTGGAGGTAAAATCCCGTTCTTCCAGCCAGTTTGGCTACCCCGAAACGTTTGTAACCGCCCGCAAGCAGCAGCTTTTCCGGCTGGCGGCCGAGCAGCTGCAGGAAGAGCTAAACTGGACCGGCGACATCCGCTTTGATATTCTGGCCGTGACGCCCGGTGCCACCGGCTTCCGCATCGAGCACTTTGAGGATGCCTTTTACTGA
- a CDS encoding bifunctional phosphoglucose/phosphomannose isomerase: protein MKTLVEQFNEQMKDAIRIGQASQITIEKKAYRNVVIAGMGGSGIGGSVVQSILLDKLPVPVSVVKTYSIPGFVNQDTLFIACSFSGNTEETLAGMEEAQQKGAVIVCVTTGGEMLKLARERKYPTIVFPGETKKPRANIGYSAFQLFFVLEAAGLIDNSYLADLHEAVSIVEETEAAVREEAQVITEALYDKLPIVYGDALLESTAVRFQQQVNENSKQLCHVNSFPEMNHNEIVGWEFPTKILRETTVLFLHSAFDHKRVAQRMELCRPVFEAQGAKVLDVTAKGKSLTAQVFYLIHLLDWVSIYLAEKNGTDPAPVKVIDKLKNQLSAQPA, encoded by the coding sequence ATGAAGACACTTGTCGAGCAGTTTAACGAGCAAATGAAGGACGCCATCCGCATCGGACAGGCAAGCCAGATTACGATAGAGAAAAAGGCATACCGCAATGTGGTCATTGCCGGCATGGGCGGATCAGGCATTGGCGGCAGCGTTGTGCAGTCTATTTTGCTTGATAAGCTGCCGGTTCCCGTGTCGGTAGTGAAAACCTACAGCATTCCCGGCTTTGTAAATCAGGATACCCTGTTCATTGCCTGCTCTTTCTCCGGCAATACCGAGGAAACGCTGGCCGGAATGGAAGAAGCCCAGCAGAAAGGTGCTGTAATTGTGTGCGTAACCACTGGCGGCGAAATGCTGAAGCTGGCCCGGGAGCGCAAGTACCCTACTATCGTATTCCCCGGCGAAACCAAGAAGCCCCGCGCTAACATCGGCTACTCGGCTTTCCAGCTCTTCTTTGTACTGGAAGCTGCCGGCCTGATTGATAACTCTTACCTGGCTGATCTGCACGAAGCCGTTTCGATTGTAGAAGAAACCGAGGCTGCCGTACGCGAAGAGGCTCAGGTAATTACTGAAGCCCTCTACGACAAGCTGCCCATCGTATATGGTGATGCCCTGTTGGAGTCTACGGCCGTGCGCTTTCAGCAGCAGGTAAACGAAAACTCCAAGCAGCTGTGCCACGTGAACAGCTTCCCGGAGATGAACCACAATGAAATTGTGGGCTGGGAATTCCCCACTAAGATTCTGCGCGAAACTACCGTACTCTTCCTGCACTCGGCCTTCGACCACAAGCGTGTGGCCCAGCGCATGGAGCTCTGCCGCCCCGTATTTGAGGCCCAGGGTGCCAAAGTGCTGGATGTAACCGCCAAAGGCAAGTCCCTCACCGCTCAGGTTTTCTATCTGATTCACCTGCTGGACTGGGTAAGCATTTACCTGGCTGAGAAAAACGGAACCGATCCGGCTCCCGTGAAGGTGATTGACAAGCTGAAAAACCAGCTGTCGGCTCAGCCAGCCTAA
- a CDS encoding toxin-antitoxin system YwqK family antitoxin yields the protein MRPFLSSVGVGLLLMVAACSPKTVSFSSKPEQPLMAAGLDTLTTASDTTKAPSLLARAGLTKEQEKKAKEQEKANQRKPKKKKNVFLGEPIKKGYTKSGPKGKNQVIEIFYYLKNFQQPNAYAPARYYFNQRKGKIFKASGELDPANDKVLHGPYKKLQGGKVVETGFYAVGTRHLRWEKYNKENILLSKTHYEMGFPRDAVISYYDADRKQIKEVVPYENGKLEGDYVRFLENGKRDWDGQFENGKKVGEWTKYWGFRNTKDRRHYVYQYGETGYDPEVTEPELIREYNRNSVLIYEKGKLDKRDQPDLSRPGAKN from the coding sequence ATGCGCCCATTCCTTTCGTCGGTGGGGGTGGGGCTGCTCCTGATGGTGGCGGCCTGTTCGCCCAAAACCGTTTCCTTCTCCAGCAAGCCCGAGCAGCCCCTGATGGCCGCCGGCCTTGATACGCTCACTACCGCCAGCGACACCACCAAAGCGCCGTCGTTGCTGGCTCGGGCGGGGCTTACCAAAGAGCAGGAAAAGAAGGCCAAGGAGCAGGAGAAAGCCAACCAGCGCAAGCCCAAGAAGAAAAAGAACGTTTTCCTGGGCGAGCCTATCAAGAAGGGCTACACGAAATCAGGCCCCAAGGGCAAAAACCAGGTTATCGAGATTTTCTACTACCTGAAAAACTTCCAGCAGCCCAACGCCTACGCCCCGGCCCGCTACTACTTCAATCAGCGCAAAGGCAAAATATTTAAAGCCTCCGGCGAGCTGGACCCCGCCAATGATAAAGTCCTGCACGGCCCCTATAAGAAGCTGCAGGGCGGCAAAGTGGTAGAAACCGGCTTTTACGCCGTGGGCACGCGCCACCTGCGGTGGGAGAAATACAACAAAGAGAACATCCTGCTGAGCAAAACCCACTATGAAATGGGTTTCCCGCGGGATGCGGTTATCTCTTATTATGATGCCGACCGGAAGCAGATAAAGGAAGTGGTGCCCTACGAAAACGGCAAGCTGGAAGGCGACTACGTGCGCTTTCTGGAAAACGGCAAGCGCGACTGGGACGGGCAGTTTGAAAACGGCAAGAAAGTAGGGGAGTGGACCAAATACTGGGGTTTCCGGAACACCAAGGACCGCCGCCACTACGTGTACCAGTATGGCGAAACCGGCTACGACCCCGAAGTAACTGAGCCGGAGCTGATCCGGGAGTATAACCGCAACTCGGTGCTGATTTACGAGAAGGGTAAGCTGGATAAGCGCGACCAGCCCGACCTCTCCCGGCCCGGCGCCAAGAACTAA
- the lipB gene encoding lipoyl(octanoyl) transferase LipB, translated as MDSLYSSCAITSPAPASLAGAAAAVPGQNRQIRVERLDLVDYESAWAYQEQLLAAALAVKTRNRLAAESGAPLELTPNHLLLCQHPHVYTLGKSGKPEHLLLDETALAAHGATFHRINRGGDITYHGPGQLVGYPILDLDNFFTDIHRYLRVLEEAVILTLAEYGLSAGRIAGLTGVWLGFEEGVANPRKICAMGVKCSRWVTMHGFALNVNPDLSYFGHIVPCGITDKAVTSLQQELGHAVSITEVENRLLPHLANLLQANLIS; from the coding sequence ATGGATTCTTTGTATAGTTCCTGCGCTATTACCAGCCCCGCTCCGGCCTCCTTGGCCGGAGCGGCGGCGGCAGTGCCGGGCCAGAACCGGCAAATCCGGGTCGAGCGCCTGGATCTGGTGGATTACGAGTCTGCCTGGGCCTATCAGGAACAGTTGCTGGCCGCGGCGTTGGCGGTTAAAACCCGCAACCGGCTGGCCGCTGAATCCGGTGCGCCGTTGGAGCTTACGCCCAACCACCTGCTGCTGTGCCAGCACCCCCATGTGTATACGCTGGGCAAAAGCGGCAAGCCCGAGCATCTGCTGCTCGATGAAACGGCTTTAGCCGCGCACGGCGCCACCTTCCACCGCATCAACCGCGGCGGCGACATCACCTACCACGGCCCCGGCCAGCTAGTGGGCTACCCCATCCTCGACCTCGACAACTTCTTCACCGACATTCACCGCTACCTGCGGGTGCTGGAAGAAGCCGTTATCCTGACCCTGGCCGAATATGGCCTGTCGGCCGGCCGCATTGCGGGCCTTACGGGCGTGTGGCTGGGTTTTGAGGAAGGTGTGGCCAACCCCCGTAAAATCTGCGCAATGGGCGTGAAATGCAGCCGCTGGGTCACCATGCACGGCTTTGCCCTTAATGTTAACCCTGATCTGTCGTATTTCGGCCATATCGTGCCTTGCGGTATCACCGATAAGGCCGTAACCTCGCTGCAGCAGGAGCTCGGCCATGCAGTGTCGATAACAGAAGTAGAAAACCGACTGTTGCCCCATTTGGCCAACTTATTGCAGGCCAATTTGATCAGCTAA
- a CDS encoding YidH family protein, giving the protein MAPFRTVSRRDFRELMALERTHMANERTMLAYVRTAMTLIVAGFSLIQFFRDNFFVWVGVALVPIGVGVIVGGWLRYRQKTAHMSQDATENLPDNPAAA; this is encoded by the coding sequence ATGGCCCCGTTCCGCACCGTTTCCCGCCGTGATTTTCGTGAGTTAATGGCCTTGGAGCGCACCCATATGGCCAACGAGCGCACCATGCTGGCCTACGTGCGCACCGCCATGACGCTGATAGTAGCGGGGTTCTCCCTGATTCAATTTTTCCGGGACAACTTCTTTGTGTGGGTTGGCGTGGCGCTGGTACCTATAGGAGTAGGCGTGATAGTAGGCGGCTGGCTGCGCTACCGCCAAAAAACGGCCCATATGAGCCAGGACGCCACGGAAAACCTCCCGGATAATCCGGCAGCCGCTTAA
- the htpG gene encoding molecular chaperone HtpG, translating into MQEKGSISIHTENIFPIIKKFLYSDHEIFLRELTSNAVDASQKLKSLAQLGEFKGELGDLTVKVSLDKEKRTITISDRGLGMTGEEIKKYINQIAFSGATEFVEKYKEKDATAKDQIIGQFGLGFYSAFMVAKEVEIFSKSYKEDTEAAHWVCDGSTEFSLDTADKADRGTDVVLHVADDSDEFLEPARLRTILTKYCKFLPIPIEFEGEVINQTAPIWTKQPSELTDEDYTKFYQELYPFSEAPLFWIHLNVDYPFNLTGILYFPKVKDELQFQRNKIQLYSRQVFITDEVKDVVPEFLMLLHGVIDSPDIPLNVSRSFLQADAAVRKINTYITKKVADKLAELFRKDRAGFEEKWSDIGLFVKYGMLSDEKFYEKAKDFALVQNAAGKFFTLPEYQEFIQANQKDKNEQTVVLYTTDAEAQHSFVEAAQDRGYDVLNLNGPLDSHFIGQLEQKLEKTTFKRVDADTIGKLIEKAETTESVLSDDEKTKLQEVFAKAINNEQMHVQVEALSPQDAPVIITLPEFMRRMKDMQRTGGGGGMQMFGSLPDSYTVSVNANNAVTQRVLKASEEDASRLARQAFDLALLAQGMLKGEALTAFVKRSAELLAAE; encoded by the coding sequence ATGCAAGAGAAAGGTAGCATCTCGATTCATACCGAGAATATCTTCCCCATCATCAAGAAATTCCTGTACTCCGACCACGAAATCTTCCTGCGGGAGCTGACGTCCAATGCCGTGGATGCCTCCCAGAAGCTGAAGAGTCTGGCGCAGCTCGGCGAGTTCAAAGGCGAGCTGGGCGACCTGACCGTGAAGGTGAGCCTGGACAAGGAAAAGCGCACCATCACCATCTCCGACCGGGGCCTAGGCATGACGGGCGAAGAAATCAAGAAGTACATCAACCAGATTGCCTTCTCCGGGGCCACCGAGTTTGTGGAGAAGTACAAGGAGAAGGATGCCACGGCCAAAGACCAGATTATTGGTCAGTTTGGTCTGGGCTTCTACTCGGCGTTCATGGTAGCCAAGGAGGTGGAAATCTTCTCCAAGAGCTACAAGGAAGACACTGAAGCCGCCCACTGGGTATGCGACGGCAGCACTGAGTTCAGCCTGGATACCGCTGACAAGGCTGACCGCGGTACCGATGTGGTGCTGCACGTAGCCGACGACTCCGACGAGTTCCTGGAGCCGGCCCGCCTGCGCACCATCCTCACCAAGTACTGCAAGTTCCTGCCCATCCCCATTGAGTTCGAAGGCGAGGTTATCAACCAGACGGCCCCTATCTGGACCAAGCAGCCCTCGGAGCTGACCGACGAGGACTACACCAAGTTCTACCAGGAGCTGTATCCTTTCTCGGAGGCGCCGCTGTTTTGGATTCACCTGAACGTGGATTACCCCTTCAACCTGACGGGTATTCTTTACTTCCCCAAGGTGAAGGACGAGCTGCAGTTTCAGCGCAACAAAATCCAGCTCTACTCGCGGCAGGTGTTCATTACCGATGAGGTGAAGGACGTGGTGCCCGAGTTCCTGATGCTGCTGCACGGCGTAATTGACTCGCCCGATATCCCGCTGAACGTGTCGCGCTCCTTCCTGCAGGCTGATGCCGCGGTGCGCAAAATCAACACCTACATCACCAAAAAGGTAGCCGACAAGCTGGCCGAGCTGTTCCGCAAGGACCGCGCGGGCTTCGAGGAGAAGTGGTCGGATATTGGGCTGTTCGTGAAGTACGGCATGCTCTCGGATGAGAAGTTCTACGAGAAGGCCAAGGACTTTGCCCTGGTGCAGAACGCGGCCGGCAAGTTCTTCACCCTGCCCGAGTACCAGGAGTTCATCCAGGCCAACCAGAAAGATAAAAACGAGCAGACCGTGGTGCTCTACACCACCGATGCCGAAGCCCAGCACAGCTTCGTTGAAGCTGCCCAGGACCGCGGCTATGACGTGCTGAACCTGAACGGCCCGCTCGATTCCCACTTCATTGGCCAGCTGGAGCAGAAGCTGGAGAAAACCACCTTCAAGCGGGTGGATGCCGATACCATCGGTAAGCTCATTGAGAAGGCTGAAACCACGGAAAGCGTCCTCAGCGACGACGAGAAAACCAAGCTGCAGGAGGTGTTTGCCAAGGCCATCAACAACGAGCAGATGCACGTGCAGGTAGAAGCCCTGTCGCCGCAGGATGCCCCGGTTATTATTACGCTGCCCGAGTTCATGCGCCGCATGAAGGATATGCAGCGCACCGGCGGTGGCGGCGGCATGCAGATGTTCGGCTCCCTGCCCGACTCCTACACCGTAAGCGTAAACGCCAACAACGCCGTAACCCAGCGCGTGCTGAAAGCCTCTGAGGAGGACGCCAGCCGCTTGGCCCGCCAGGCATTTGACCTGGCGCTGCTGGCCCAGGGCATGCTGAAAGGTGAAGCCCTCACGGCTTTCGTGAAGCGTAGCGCCGAGCTGCTGGCCGCGGAATAA